The following coding sequences are from one Gossypium raimondii isolate GPD5lz chromosome 4, ASM2569854v1, whole genome shotgun sequence window:
- the LOC105780297 gene encoding phosphatidylglycerophosphate phosphatase 1, chloroplastic/mitochondrial isoform X2, whose protein sequence is MRVIFTNMWWTDLKAAVGQRINVEGLVFSVRVFVKDRHLALPHVAVRDIRCINWSELRRRGFKGVVFDKDNTITVPYSLTLWPPLRPSIEQCKDVFGPDIAVFSNSAGLLEYDYDGSKAKKLEGTIGIKVIRHKVKKPAGTAEEIEKHFGYKSSQLIMVGDRPFTDVVYGNRNGFLTILTEPLSVVEEPFIVRQVRKLELTLVNWWFRRGLKPVSHKLVSDATQCVKDPHPL, encoded by the exons GGTCATTTTCACAAACATGTGGTGGACGGATTTGAAAGCGGCTGTGGGACAAAGAATCAATGTTGAAGGCCTTGTGTTTTCGGTTCGAGTGTTCGTGAAAGATCGTCACTTGGCGTTGCCGCATGTTGCAGTGCGTGATATAAGGTGCATTAATTGGTCTGAGCTTCGTAGAAGAGGGTTTAAAGGTGTCGTCTTCGATAAGGATAATACGATTACTGTTCCTTATTCTTTGACGCTTTGGCCTCCTCTCCGTCCTTCTATCGAGCAGTGCAAAGATGTTTTTGGCCCTGATATCGCCGTCTTTAGTAACTCTGCag GTCTTTTAGAGTATGATTATGATGGTTCAAAGGCGAAGAAACTGGAAGGGACTATTGGGATTAAAGTAATAAGGCACA AGGTGAAGAAACCAGCTGGAACAGCtgaagaaattgagaaacaCTTTGGATATAAGTCGTCACAACTTATCATG GTGGGTGATCGGCCCTTTACAGATGTTGTTTATGGAAACCGAAATGGATTTTTGACCATATTAACTGAACCTTTAAGTGTTGTTGAGGAGCCATTCATTGTTAGGCAG GTGCGGAAACTAGAACTGACCCTTGTAAATTGGTGGTTTAGAAGGGGTTTGAAGCCAGTTAGTCATAAATTAGTATCGGATGCCACACAGTGTGTGAAAGATCCACATCCCCTGTAA